In Candidatus Saccharibacteria bacterium, a single window of DNA contains:
- a CDS encoding ATP-dependent DNA helicase RecG, translating into MKLSDPITKLQDIGKIKQSYFNQAEIYTIKDLIEYIPRSWQKIPTLKPIVELNPGQVAFCGTVEELENRYSHSGKKILTATVFDQSGSIKVVWFNMDYLEKYFKPDKVYYFLGQLQYDKGYISVANPYYSDNSEKLGLGKLNPVYKSTYKLKSNMISNAISQLDFGNLDFDSTITDWITKSSNSISLSLSQAFEIFHRPKNLEELSLAKTRLAWEEVIWLLLAAQLIKEDTQQINKIHYSCSSQDLSDFIANLNFKLTPDQIKATKEVIGDLQGEYLMNRLCQGDVGTGKTIIGIIASYAIVQSGYQVAMIAPTTVLAKQHYLNAKKYLPDSIKIALLSSEASLKEKQVIYDDLSNQKVDLLIGTHAIFNPNLKFKKLGLVILDEQQRFGVEQRLTLKKLSKTTPHYLSLTATPIPRSLSLTVFADLDNSILKQKPLNNQIIETEIYDHTVRRKVLKQIKSRLTNGQQAYIVSSRRINPSQNSLSAKQLFEEIEFNKLLGDKIIGYLDGSQPETSKQETLARFQAGEIDVLIATSVIEVGIDNPNATTIMIESANDFGLSSLHQLRGRVGRGNLASKCYLINTSDQEIATRRLESLSKTQDGFKLAELDLKLRGPGQILGYEQTGKINLKIVKAFDTKLIYQIKDAIKPFVNSRDWKQKIPAGELRKFYQSVEYLD; encoded by the coding sequence ATGAAATTATCGGATCCAATCACTAAGCTCCAAGATATAGGCAAAATCAAACAGTCCTACTTTAATCAAGCAGAGATTTATACCATTAAAGATCTTATCGAGTATATTCCCAGAAGTTGGCAAAAAATCCCAACCCTCAAGCCAATTGTCGAGCTTAATCCTGGTCAAGTCGCCTTTTGCGGAACAGTTGAAGAGCTTGAGAATAGATATAGCCATAGTGGCAAAAAAATCCTAACTGCTACTGTATTCGATCAATCAGGTTCAATCAAGGTGGTTTGGTTTAATATGGACTATCTAGAAAAATATTTTAAACCAGATAAAGTCTATTACTTTCTTGGTCAACTTCAATATGATAAAGGTTATATTTCGGTGGCTAACCCCTACTATAGTGACAATTCTGAGAAGCTTGGTCTGGGTAAACTCAACCCAGTTTATAAATCTACCTATAAGCTAAAATCCAATATGATTTCAAATGCAATCAGTCAGCTTGATTTTGGCAATCTCGACTTTGATAGCACTATTACAGACTGGATTACCAAATCAAGCAATTCCATAAGCTTAAGTTTGAGCCAAGCGTTTGAGATATTTCACCGACCCAAAAACCTTGAAGAACTAAGTCTTGCCAAGACTAGGTTAGCCTGGGAAGAGGTAATATGGCTCCTTTTAGCTGCCCAGTTAATCAAAGAGGATACTCAACAAATCAACAAGATTCACTACAGTTGTTCCAGTCAAGATCTTTCAGATTTTATCGCCAACCTGAATTTCAAACTAACACCTGATCAAATAAAGGCTACCAAAGAAGTAATAGGAGATTTACAGGGTGAGTACCTAATGAATCGACTCTGTCAGGGTGATGTTGGCACTGGAAAGACCATTATTGGTATCATTGCCAGTTATGCCATCGTCCAAAGTGGCTACCAAGTAGCAATGATTGCTCCTACGACAGTTCTTGCTAAGCAACATTACTTAAATGCCAAGAAATACCTACCCGATTCAATCAAAATTGCCTTACTTAGCTCTGAAGCTAGTCTCAAGGAAAAGCAGGTCATTTATGATGATTTGAGCAATCAAAAAGTTGATTTATTGATAGGTACCCATGCTATTTTTAATCCAAACTTAAAGTTTAAAAAGCTAGGACTAGTGATTCTAGATGAACAACAGCGCTTCGGGGTAGAGCAAAGATTGACTCTCAAGAAACTAAGCAAGACTACCCCTCATTACCTTAGTCTGACTGCCACGCCAATCCCAAGATCCTTATCCTTGACTGTTTTTGCCGATCTAGATAATAGTATCTTAAAACAAAAGCCACTCAATAATCAGATAATTGAGACTGAGATTTATGACCATACAGTGCGTAGAAAAGTCTTAAAACAAATAAAATCAAGACTCACCAACGGTCAGCAAGCCTACATAGTTTCATCTAGGAGAATAAACCCTAGCCAAAATAGTCTAAGTGCCAAGCAACTTTTTGAGGAAATAGAGTTTAATAAACTACTTGGAGATAAGATAATTGGCTACCTAGATGGAAGTCAGCCAGAAACAAGCAAACAAGAGACACTTGCAAGATTTCAGGCAGGTGAGATCGATGTATTGATTGCGACAAGTGTAATTGAAGTAGGTATAGACAATCCCAATGCTACGACAATTATGATTGAGTCGGCCAATGATTTTGGTTTATCTAGCTTACATCAACTCAGGGGTCGGGTTGGGAGAGGAAATCTAGCCTCAAAATGTTATTTGATTAACACCAGCGATCAAGAAATTGCCACCCGACGTCTAGAGAGCCTATCGAAGACTCAAGATGGATTTAAGCTAGCTGAACTAGATCTCAAACTTCGGGGTCCGGGACAAATTTTGGGTTATGAGCAAACAGGGAAGATTAACTTAAAAATTGTTAAGGCATTTGACACAAAATTGATATATCAGATCAAGGATGCAATTAAACCTTTTGTTAATTCAAGAGATTGGAAACAAAAAATACCAGCCGGGGAGTTGCGAAAATTTTATCAATCTGTAGAATACTTAGATTAG
- the uvrA gene encoding excinuclease ABC subunit UvrA, which produces MQDKIIIKGAREHNLKNLDLELPRNKLITITGLSGSGKSTLAFDTLYAEGQRRYVESLSAYARQFLGLMNKPDVDQIEGLSPAISIDQKSSSRNPRSTVATVTEIYDYLRLIFARIGIPHHPVSGHPLTKKTASEIVELIRENSNDRLIAILSPVVRDRKGEHQAIFDKLLVDGYLKVRVDEIIYSTDEVPVLIKNQKHTIEVLVDRFELSALTTQRLSEAIELALAMSEGIVRIANLDQSGKVVGDLQEYSENYMSSDGDNFSLPEIEPRLFSFNSPHGACRECTGLGSKQEVDPELVIPNRELSISQGAIRPWSRNLNLQGYYMQAIKALGEQLDFSLQTPISKLNSQQLKALLYGVDTKLAVKTNSGNVYNLSYEGVINNLERRYKETDSDYIRTDIAKYMREKRCQACDGKKLRPEVLAITIQDKSIADINDMTVEVALRYYQNLSLSDQETIIAKQILKEIIDRLEFLNDVGLNYLQLGRSANTLAGGEAQRIRLATQIGSRLTGVLYILDEPSIGLHQRDNDRLIATLKRLRDIGNTVIVVEHDEDTIWASDYLVDIGPGAGKHGGQVVAIGTPKDVANNPKSLTGQYLSKNQQISLPSNRRKKSMGKLEIIGASEHNLKSVNVEIPLGKFVAVTGVSGSGKSTLINDTLVNALHNHFYATYHPVGKHQEIRGLEQINKLIAIDQSPIGRTPRSNPATYTKMFTEIREIFARTPLARERGYQPGRFSFNTKGGRCETCQGDGIIKIEMHFLPDVYVACEVCQGKRYSNETLEVKYKSKTIADVLTMTVEEAYYFFASYPSLERKLSTLKQVGLDYITLGQSATTLSGGEAQRIKLASELSKSQRGHTLYVLDEPTTGLHFEDVRKLLEVLQKLVDQNNTVLVIEHNLDVIKSADYLIDLGPEGGQNGGQVIATGTPQQVAGIKESQTGHYLKPYL; this is translated from the coding sequence ATGCAAGACAAGATAATTATCAAAGGTGCCAGAGAACACAATCTCAAAAATTTGGACTTGGAGTTGCCTAGAAACAAACTAATTACCATTACAGGATTGTCGGGATCGGGAAAATCAACTCTTGCTTTTGATACATTATATGCTGAAGGTCAGAGGAGATATGTTGAAAGTCTTTCTGCTTATGCTAGACAATTCTTGGGTTTGATGAATAAGCCAGATGTTGATCAGATAGAAGGGTTATCACCAGCTATCTCAATAGATCAGAAATCTAGTTCTCGCAATCCTAGATCTACTGTTGCGACGGTTACGGAAATCTATGATTATTTGAGGTTAATCTTTGCCAGGATTGGAATACCCCATCATCCAGTAAGCGGACATCCTCTGACTAAGAAAACTGCTAGTGAAATAGTAGAGTTGATTCGTGAGAATTCTAATGATAGATTAATAGCGATCTTAAGTCCGGTAGTTAGGGATCGCAAGGGAGAACATCAAGCCATTTTTGACAAGCTATTGGTAGATGGTTATTTGAAAGTTCGAGTTGACGAAATCATCTATAGCACAGATGAAGTCCCAGTTTTGATCAAGAATCAAAAGCATACCATCGAGGTGTTAGTTGATCGATTTGAACTAAGCGCCTTAACAACCCAAAGATTAAGTGAGGCTATCGAATTGGCGTTAGCAATGTCTGAGGGAATAGTTAGAATTGCCAACCTTGACCAATCTGGGAAGGTTGTTGGAGATCTGCAAGAATATAGTGAAAATTATATGAGTTCGGATGGTGACAACTTTAGCTTGCCCGAGATAGAGCCAAGACTTTTTTCATTTAATTCTCCACATGGAGCGTGTCGGGAATGTACTGGGCTTGGTAGTAAGCAAGAGGTTGACCCTGAATTGGTAATCCCCAATCGAGAACTTTCAATCTCTCAAGGTGCAATTCGCCCTTGGAGTCGAAACTTAAATCTTCAGGGGTATTATATGCAAGCCATCAAGGCACTGGGTGAACAGCTTGATTTCAGCCTTCAAACACCTATTAGCAAGTTGAATAGTCAACAATTGAAAGCACTACTGTATGGTGTCGATACTAAACTGGCAGTCAAAACCAATTCAGGCAATGTCTATAACTTATCTTATGAAGGCGTGATTAATAATCTTGAAAGAAGGTACAAGGAGACTGATAGTGATTATATTCGTACCGATATAGCCAAGTATATGCGAGAGAAACGTTGTCAAGCTTGTGATGGCAAAAAGCTTAGACCAGAAGTACTAGCAATTACTATCCAGGATAAATCTATCGCTGATATCAATGACATGACAGTTGAAGTAGCACTAAGATATTACCAAAACTTGAGCTTATCTGATCAAGAAACAATTATCGCCAAGCAAATATTGAAAGAAATCATTGACAGGCTAGAGTTTTTGAATGATGTTGGTCTGAACTATCTTCAACTCGGTCGTAGTGCAAATACTTTGGCCGGTGGTGAGGCTCAAAGAATTCGTCTGGCTACTCAAATTGGCTCAAGGCTAACTGGGGTACTGTATATTCTTGATGAGCCTTCGATTGGTTTACATCAGAGAGATAATGATCGTTTAATCGCTACCTTAAAAAGATTAAGAGATATTGGCAATACGGTGATAGTGGTCGAACATGATGAGGATACTATTTGGGCAAGTGATTATTTGGTCGATATTGGTCCAGGTGCTGGTAAGCATGGTGGCCAAGTGGTAGCGATTGGCACGCCAAAGGATGTAGCAAATAATCCTAAGTCTTTGACTGGTCAATATTTGAGTAAGAATCAACAGATCAGTCTACCCAGCAATAGACGCAAAAAGAGCATGGGCAAGCTTGAAATCATTGGCGCTAGTGAGCACAACCTCAAGTCAGTTAATGTCGAAATACCTTTGGGTAAATTTGTTGCTGTGACTGGTGTTTCTGGATCTGGCAAGTCGACCCTTATTAATGATACATTGGTCAATGCTTTGCACAATCATTTCTATGCTACTTATCATCCAGTCGGTAAACATCAAGAGATTAGAGGGCTGGAGCAAATCAATAAGTTGATTGCAATTGATCAGAGTCCAATTGGTCGAACTCCTAGATCCAATCCTGCTACTTATACCAAGATGTTTACTGAAATACGAGAAATATTTGCCAGAACACCCCTAGCCCGAGAAAGGGGATACCAACCAGGACGATTTAGCTTCAATACCAAAGGTGGTCGCTGTGAGACTTGTCAAGGAGATGGGATTATTAAGATAGAGATGCACTTCTTGCCCGATGTTTATGTAGCCTGTGAGGTTTGTCAGGGTAAGCGTTATAGTAACGAAACTCTTGAAGTTAAGTACAAATCCAAGACTATTGCTGATGTTTTGACTATGACTGTCGAGGAAGCCTACTATTTCTTTGCTAGTTACCCATCTCTGGAGCGTAAGCTTTCTACCCTCAAGCAAGTTGGTCTGGATTATATTACCCTTGGTCAGTCGGCTACAACTCTATCAGGTGGTGAAGCACAGAGAATCAAATTAGCTAGCGAACTTTCAAAAAGCCAGAGAGGACATACTCTTTATGTACTGGATGAGCCAACTACCGGATTGCACTTTGAAGATGTTAGGAAATTATTAGAGGTCCTACAGAAACTAGTTGATCAAAATAATACTGTACTGGTAATCGAACACAATCTGGACGTAATCAAATCTGCTGATTATTTGATTGATTTAGGTCCAGAAGGGGGACAAAATGGCGGTCAAGTAATTGCTACAGGAACTCCCCAGCAAGTAGCCGGAATCAAAGAATCCCAGACTGGCCATTATCTCAAACCCTATTTATAG